TAGATGTGATGGATGCTAGAATGTTCGACATGGAAGAGGCGCTTGACGGCGTTGGTCCTGGTGGCTTCAGTGAAAGAGTTAGAGTGCTTGATAATAGAAGAATATATAGACCTTTGTTTACTAGCGAAGAAGAATAGTTTACAAATATAAGTTTGTATATAAATACAAAATTAACGGTGATTTAATACATGCAGATGATTGAAGGCAATATTGCCGAGATTATTTTTAGAAATGAAGAAAACGGATATACTGTCGCTATCCTAGAGCTAGAGGATGAGTACTGCACTGTAGTTGGCAATCTGCCGAGCTGCAACAAGGGAAGCAGATTCAAGCTTGTGGGTAGCGAAAAGGCTCATCCAGTTTACGGTGAGCAATTTGCCTTTGATGAATTTGAGGAGGTATTGCCTCAGGGCGTAAGGGCTATATTTGATTTTTTGTCTTCAGGAGTAATCAAGGGTATCGGGCCTTCTACCGCTGCAGCGATAATCGATAAGTTCGGTGAAGATGCTCTTACAATAATGGAGGAAAATCCAGATAGACTTATCGAGGTTAATGGAATAGGTGAGAAGACTGCGGCTAAGATTACGGAGTCTTTTTCTGCACATAGGCAGTTTGCTGAGATATCTATGGCATTTCAGAAGTATGGGATTTCATCGGCACAGGCTCTTAAGCTATTTAAGCAGTTTGGTGTTTATTCTGTCGATATTATCGAGGAGAATCCATACAGACTTATCGATGAGGTCAGGGGCTTTGGCTTTCGCAAGGCTGATCTAATCGCAGAGAAGATGGGCGTTAGCCGTGATAGTGATATAAGAATTAAGAGCGGAATCAAATACGCTCTTTCCTTTTTTGCAGGAGAAGGCAATACTTATATGCCTAGAATAGAGCTTTGCGACAGGGTTTGCGAACTGCTAGATGTTCCTGAGGAACTTATTGAGGAAAGTCTAATAGAGATGGCCTTTGAAGGCATGCTCAAGATAGATAGACTTGATACTCAGGAGGTTGTATATCTATACAGCTTTTTCAGTGCAGAGCAAAAGGTTTGCAGGAACCTGCTTAGACTCAGCGAAGGTAGATTAAAACCTCTTTCTACAAATATAGATAACCTTATCAGGGACAGCGAAGTAAGCAGTGGAATTGAGCTTTCAGATCAGCAGAAGAATGCAGTAATCAACTCTGTAAACCACGGTATTTCAGTGATAACTGGTGGACCTGGTACGGGCAAGACCACTATCATAAATGCGATTATTAGAATTTTTGAGGCGAGTGGCCTAAAGACTGCAATAGCTGCGCCAACTGGTAGAGCAGCAAAGCGTATAACTGAAACTAGTGGTCACTATGCTTCTACGATTCATAGACTCTTAGAATACTATTTTTCGGATGAAACTGGAGAGACGGTATTCGGTAAGTGCGATGATGATAGACTCGATTACGATGTTGTGATAGTCGATGAGTCTTCAATGATAGATTTACTTTTGATGAAGGCCCTTACAGATGCGCTTCAGACTGGAACAAGACTTATTTTGATTGGTGACTGCGACCAGCTACCTCCAGTGGGTGCTGGGGATATTCTTCGTGATCTAATTGAGAGTGAGTTTGTATTTACAACAAAGCTCAGCTCCATATTCAGGCAGGCTGAGGAGAGCCTCATAATTGTCAATGCTCATAGGATAAACTCGGGTGAATACCCTTATGTGAATGAGAAGGAAAAGGATTTTTTCTTTATGGAACGAACCGATGAGCAGAGCATCGTAGCGCTAATTAGCGAGCTTGCGACAACTAGACTGTCGGCATACTACGATGGTATAGACCCTATCAAGGATATACAGGTTTTGACACCTGTGCGAAAAGGGGCTCTTGGTACTGCTAGTCTAAATGCTGAACTTCAGAAAATGCTAAATCCACCAGATCCTTTGAAGACCGAAAAGAAACTTGGAGACAGGCTTTTTAGAGAAGGCGACAAGGTTATGCAAACCAGAAATAACTACCAGATTGGATGGAAGAAAAGGCGTGATTTCAGCGAGGGTCAGGGCGTTTTTAATGGAGACATCGGATATATACACAGCATAGATAACGATGCCGGGCAGATGACAGTTATCTTTGATGAAGATAGGTTTGTTAGCTACGAGTTTGGACAGCTAGATGAAATAGAGCTTGCTTATGCTATGACGGTGCATAAGAGTCAGGGCAGTGAATTTCCTATAGTAGTTATGCCTGTGTCTTGGTTTCCACCTATGCTTGCAACACGTAACCTGCTTTACACTGCAGTAACTAGAGGTAAGAAGGTCGTCATTCTTTGCGGAATGCAAAGGCGCATGGAAGCTATGGTTGACAACAATCGAATAAAGCTCAGATTTTCGGGACTTAAGCATAGACTCAGAGCTCTTATTGGAAGGAGTATAATTGGCTCAAACGAAGAAACTTTGGGAAATGAGATTTAATGGGAGAAACTGAATATATAGATATATCAAAGCAAAGGTCTAAGTCAGGAATTAGGAATGCAATAAAGATGGTAGCAGAGCTAGCCTTTCCACCAAGTCTCTACTGTGTATGTTGTGGAAACATCATTGATTCTACGAGAACTTATTCTCTTTGCGATCACTGCATGGACCACTTTAGATGGGACACTGAAGAAGGCGCTTGCAACGGAAATGTACGCTTAATTAGATGCGTGAGCTATGGTATATATGAGAGAAGTCTTATCTTTGATTTAAAGTATAGGGGAAAGAAGCATGTTGCTAGAGTCATTGCAGAGATAATGGCAGATAAGATTTTGTCACTGGAGCTTGAAGTCGACTATATCGTACCCGTCCCGATGTTTAAGGAAAAAGAGAAAAATCGAGGATTTAATCAGACAAGACTCATTGCTGATTTTCTTTCAAAGGAACTTTCTTGTAATGTGGCTGACTGCCTTGTGCGCACAAGAGCAACAAGGCCTATGCGAGGGCTTAGTGAGGAGCAGCGTGCAGAAAATATCAAGGGAAGCATCGCTGTTGCTTCAGATTTTGATGGATTTAACAAGAAAGCAAGAGTAGCGGTACTCGATGACTTTTACACTACGGGAAGTACGGCAAGGGAATGCATTCGTGCTCTTAAGGTAACAGGGGCAGAAGAGATTATATTTATTGCTTTTGCAAGTCGCTAAGCGGATAAATAATTTAAAAGAAAGTCGCTCTAAGAGAAGTTTAGAGCGATTTTTTTATTGAATCATCCAAGCAGAAATGTTATAATTTATCTGTTAATTTAAAACAATTTCAGGGGAATTGAGTGAAAATCTCAAACGGTCCCGCCACTGTAATGAGAAGCCTGCGTTCTCAGAGTCAGATTACCTGTATTGTTTGTTTAAGTCTTATTCTACGAGCGATGGAAAGGATTTGTGCAGATTGCTATTATGATGCCGATTATTTTGCAACCTCGTAAGGTTGCTTTTTTTATGCGCTTGTAGATAGAAAATGGGAGGAAAAGGTGTTTACAGTAAGAAAAAGGAATTTTGCTAGGTTTGCAGTAGTATTTCTAACGCTTATGCTCGTTTTGACTGCAAGCATGACTAGGGACTTCGCATATGCTAATGGTGAAAAATATTCCGAGACAGAAATATCCGAGGCTAATAAGGCACTGGATGAATTCATGGCGGGTAGAAATAGCTACCTGATTACAAATGGGGGTACATGGAATCCTGAAAAGGAATATGGAAAAATGAAGAGTGACGATGGTCTAACCTACACCATAGGCTATAAGATGTCGGTAGGAAATGAGGCGGATTTTACAAGTCTAAACTTCAACTTCAACAGGTTTGATAAGTATAGAGCGACGGTCTTCTTTGAGGGAAGTGCACTCGATGCAAAGACTGCTCCTAATGGAAGTCAGAACACGATTAAGATAAAAAGAAGACCGAAGACGCAGGATATCGTTGTAAATGCAAGGCTTGCTTTGTTTAGAAAGAGCTCTGTAAGTACCCACGTTCAGCAGGGTAAGGTAGATCCGATTGCTGAGAGAAATATCAAAATCATATTAAAAGCACCAAAATCTGAGAATGCACCTGTAAGGGTTTCAGTCAAAGTATTTGACAAGGAAAGCAGTCAGGAAATTTTGAAAGGAACAAGCAATTTAGCTCTAAATGTGTATGAGGACCAGGCAGGAAAGAAAATCGTATACAATCTCGACGCCAAGTATGACTACAATCTTGAGAAAAACAAGACTTATTACATAAGTGCAAGGGCTGATGGCTACGAAGATTTCTTTGAGGCATTCGTACCAAAGGAGCGCGGGGAGCATAGAGTTCTTCTAACAAAGAAGGACGATGGCTCTAAGGAAAGTTCGATATGGAACTTTGATAAGGATACGAAGACGCTAAAGGGATATAAGGCGGGAGAAAACTACAATAACCCATCTGTTCTAGAAATTCCGGCAAGCATAGACGGAGTAGCTGTCGAAAAAATAGACAAGAATGCATTTAAATATGCACTTTGGGGATCGAATGTAAAAAACTCCATAACAGAGCTTTATATTCCAGCTAGTGTAAAGATTATAGAAGCAGAAGCTTTCAAAGGTCATAAAACACTTACAAAACTGAGCATTGAAGATGGCTCGCAGCTTGAGAAAATCGGTGATTCAGCCTTTATGTCAGCAAGTCTTGATGAGCTGAGCTTGCCAGCTAGCGTAAGGGAGATTGATGACGATGCCTTTAGTATGAATAACATCAAAGCACTAAGGCTTCCAGAAGGTCTAGAAAAACTAGGTAGAGGCGCATTCGGATGCAATTTGATAGAGAAGGCTACACTACCAAGTACTCTCAAAGATTTGCCTAAGACAGCAAACGGAGTATTCTACAAGAACTTCAGCGAGAAAGCAAAGGGCTCTGCATACAAGGGCCAGCTTAGATATGTCCAGGTGATAGATAAGAGCGGAATCGCAACCACCTTCAACACGGGTGGTGTTGTAAATCCTGTACCTGTTACAATCAAATATGTAAATCAGTTCGGTGAGAGCATACGCGAAGATGATGTGGTTTATGGATGTAATTTCAACACTACATACGAGCAGTATGGAAAGGTGAGTCTAGGAGCTGGAGACAAGAGCTTCCTAAATAGCTATAGAGGTTCAAACGGCACAAATACAGGAAACACCGCAACTGAGATTTTCAAGCAGGAAAAGCTCGCTAATGCTATCATCGGAGAAAACTTCTTTAGAGATGGCAAGGAGTATGTTTTCAGCAAGAACAGCGCGCCATACATAGAGGGACATATCAGACCTCAGGAAGATGTGCATAAGACGATAACAAGCACAGACAATGTAGTTGAATTTGTATACCAGACAAAAGAAAAAATAGTTGTCGATAAGACAGAGCTTCAAAATACAATAAGGTCAGCAGAGGAATCAAAGAAGGATATCAAAATTAGCTCTGATGGTAAGGACATAGAGCCAAAGGACAAGTGGACTACGTCTATGGCTGTAGAAGCACTCGATAGTGCGATTGCGGCGGCAAAGTCTGTAGATGAAAATGCAAGAGTAAGACAAGAAGCAGTCGACAAGGCAAAGGCTGATTTGCAGGAAGCAATGAATAGCTTTGAAGCAAGTTTCAAACAAGGAATGAAGGAAGAAGCTAAGCCAGTAGAACCTGAGAAGCCAGAGCCAGGCAAGACAGAGCCGGTTAAGCCTGCAGAGCCTGAGAAGCCAGAGCCAGGAAAAACTGAGCCGGTTAAGCCTGCAGAGCCTGAGAAACCAGACTCAGGCAAGACCGAGACAACCAAGCCAGTAGAACCTCAGAAGCCAGATACAAGTAAGACTGAGCCAGTCAAGCCAGCTGTAGCAACAAGAACAAATAATAGCCTTGTCGCTCCTAGAAGTGAGGCTAGCAAAGTGAGTCAGAATCTAGATAAGTCTATAGCGTCTGAGAAGAAGACGGATACTGATACAGTCAAGAAGCCTGATGAAAATCAGAAAAATACAGAGCTAAAGGCTGCTGATAAAAATGCAAAGAACATGGCGGTTTTAAATAACGGTGATGAAAGCAAGGATAAAAAAGAAACAGATAAGCTTCCAAATTATCTGATCTTCATAGCTGTATTTGCAATCGCAGGCTTAGCCGCTCTATATAAAATAATCATGGCAGCAAAGCAAAGGTAATCTTAATAAGTCCAATGAAAAGGGGTGGCTATTTAGCCATCCTCTTTTCGTTGACAAAGCGCCAGGATTTTGATAATAATTAGATACAGCATTTTGTTTGCGTCTGTGGAGGAAGATCCATGCCAGCTATGGGCGAAAGGATCCACGTAAACCGTGAGAAGAGCTCGCGGCGATCATGGCATAGTTTAGAAGTAAGTCCTCGGAGAAACTCCGGTCAAGGCAAGTGTGGGGGCAAAGACCAGGTCAGGCAAACAGGTGCTGTTTTTGTTGCATTTTTTCACATAAAAATTAAAATCTTTTCACAATTTATAGCGTAGTTTTATAAAAAAAGTGGTATAATAAAGAAAATCGTAGCTTTGCTATGATGCATAACTGTACATCCTTATAGCAAAGCGGTAAAGGAGGCATTTATGAATATCAGAATTACAGGGAAAAACTTCAACACCTACAAGCATTTGGAAGAAACTATCGACAAAAAATTCGAGAAACTAGGCAAGTATTTTTCCGACGATATTGATGTCAATATTGTTCTTTCGCAGGAGAGAGGTAAGGACAAGATTGAGGTTAATATAAATGCTAAGGGAGCAAGATTTAGAACAGAACAGGTTTGCGATGACATTTACGAGGGCATTGATAAAGCTACTGATAAGCTTGCTTCGCAGATGTCAAGGCTCAAGGGTAAATTGCAGAAGCGATATCACGATAATAGGTCGGTTAAGTTTGAGGCAATTCCAGACCTAGCTAAGGACAGCATAGTAGACAGGCACATTGTTAAGACCAAAGTTCTTGAACTTATGCCAATGGATGAGAAAGAAGCGGCTCTTGAGATGGAGATGATCGATCATGATTTCTTCGTTTTCCTAAACGACAAGACAGACAAGGTGAATGTTGTTTACAAGAGAAAAGATGGCAACTACGGCTTGCTTGAGACAAAGCATTAGAGCATTATAATCCTTGCGATTTCAATAGATGATTTAATAAGCTTGGCAGTGTCAAAATCTAGATGTTTGATTTGGCAATGAGCCTGCTGTGAAATAGTTGTGAAAAGACCGTGTCATAATCGAAAAATCGATTGCTGGGCGGTCTTTTTATTGGGCTAAACTATTGAATTTTGGCAAGTTTTTTAGTAAAATTGTATAAAATATCAAAGGGGACAAAGGCATGAAGGATTTTATTATTAACCTCACGACTGGATTCGGAATCAAAGATGTACTCGACATCCTGATCGTAGCTCTAATCGTATATAAAGTGCTTGATTTTATCAGAGAAACTAGAGCTCAGCAGCTCGTCAAGGGTATCTTTGTTTTAGTAGTAGCATTTTTAATTTCCGATGTCTTACACCTATACACACTTAATTGGATTCTCAGGGGAACTATGACTATCGGAGTTGTAGCCCTAATCATTTTGTTCCAACCAGAACTCAGACGTGGACTCGAGTACGTAGGCCGCGGAAGGTTCATGCCTAATAAACTCAATAGACTAAACAGCGATAAATCCAAAGAGATAATAGACGAGTTTGTCAAAGCTGCAGATGAATGCTCTGCAACTATGACAGGAGTTTTGATTGTTATCGAGCGAGAAGTTTCCCTTGGAGACATAGCAGATACAGGAACAGTTATAGATGCAGAAATATCTGCGCAGATGATAGGAAACATCTTCTATAAGGGTGCACCTCTTCACGATGGTGCAGCTATTGTGCGCGGAGACAGAATATATGCAGCAGGTTGCGTTTTGCCACTCACAGATAACAAGGACCTAAACAAGGACCTCGGAACAAGGCATAGGGCAGGTATAGGAATAACCGAAAACTCCGATGCGGTGACTATCATCGTCAGCGAGGAGAACGGAGTAATCTCTGTTGCTCAGGGAGGAAGACTCACTAGATTCCTAGATGGCAAAGGACTTGAGAAGCTACTTCTCAATCTTTATCTTTCTAACGAAACTGTTGAGAAGAGACCTATATCATTTCTCAAGAATGTGGTAGGAGGCAAGCAGAATGACAAGAAATAAGCGTCTAAATGTCGCAATAGCAATAGCGATAGCGATAGCACTTTGGATATATGTAGTTGGAGAAATTGATCCTTCAGCGGTTAAGACGGTTCACAATGTGCCTATAACAACTCTTCATACAGATGTTCTCACAGATAGAGGGCTAGCAATTAGCTCTATGACATCACAAATGCTAGATGTAGAGGTTAGTGGCTCTAGAACTGCAATAGCAAAGCTAAAGGCTGGAGATATCACAGCTTCTGTGGACCTTGCTTCTGCATCAAAGGGCGAAAATGAAGTTAATATATCTGTTAGGGTTCCTAGTGGAATAACCATAGACAGCAAGAGCATCAACAGTATCAAGGTAATGGTAGAATCTCTAGTTAGCAAGAATGTGCCTGTAAAGATCGTTTACAACGGTTCGTTCAGTGATGACGAGGAGGGAACAACAGTCTCGATACAGAATAGTGAAGTTGAGGTAACAGGGGCAGAATCAATCGTTAAGCTTGTAAGCTATGCAAGGGGAACGGTCGACGCATCTAGAGTTAAGGATGTGGAGAGTGCAAACACATGCAAGCTCATACCAGTTAGCAAAGAGGGTAATAAGGTTGAGAATGTAACGCTTTCTAAGAAATCAACATCGGTAATATCGATACTATCAAAGACCAAGACCGTAAACCTAAAAGTTTCGATAAGTGATTATTCATCAGATGGAGCAACTCGTAAAACGACAGTTCCAAAGAAGGTTATCATAGCCGGAAGAGCAGATGTCATAAAATCAATAAGCAGTGTAAGTGCAGATGATGTTGATATTTCGAATATCTCTAAGAGCACGGATATCCAACTCGAATTCTCATCGCTTCCAGAGGGAGTTACAATCTCTGAGAAGAACGCAAATCTCGTGGTAAAGGTGACTGTGAGTCAGCTTGGAGAAAAAGTTTTAAAGATTGGTAAAAGCGAGATTAAGATAACAGGCGAACAAAGTGATCTCAAGTATGAGATTCAGGAGTTGTCCTTTGTAAATCTAACCGTTACAGGAGATGAGGATGCGGTAGAAAAGCTAAAGTCAAGTGATTTTGAGCTCGTAATAGATGTATCAAATGCCCAAAGAGGTGATAATCAGATTCAGCTCAGCGTAAGCGGTGATACTAAGAATTTCTCCGTTACTTTAGATCCGCAGTTTGTAAACGTTAAGGTGAGCAACAAGTAATAGGCTTTAGGAATAGCTAGGAAGGAAGAAATATGGGTAGATTATTCGGCACCGACGGTGTAAGAGGTGTGGCAAACTCCGAACTGACACCGGAGCTTGCGTTTAACCTGGGTAAGGCTGGTGCAGCTGTATTGAGCCAAGGTAACAAAAGGCCCGTAATCGTTATAGGTAAGGATACAAGGCTTTCGGGAGATATGCTCGAAAATGCTTTAGCAGCTGGAATACTCGCAGTCGGCGGAAATGTAATTAAAGTCGGAGTAATACCAACTCCTGCGGTTGCCTATCTAACAAGATATTATCGTGCAGATGCAGGTATAGTTATATCAGCATCTCATAACCCATTTGAATATAACGGAATCAAATTCTTTAATGGGCAAGGATATAAGCTCGATGACTCGATAGAAGAAAAAATCGAGGATATAATTATGAGAGGTATCGATGCCAATGCTCACGTTACAGGCGACCAAATCGGCAGATGTCTAGAAGCAGAAGAATCAGCGACAGAACTCTACTGCAATTCCCTTCTTGAGACAATAGATATAAGCCTTGAGGGAATGAAGATAGTTTTAGACTGTGCAAATGGAGCTGCTTTTGAGATAGCACCTAAGGTTTATAGAAAGCTCGGAGCAGATGTTACAGTAATAGGTGATGAACCTAACGGAATCAACATCAATGAGGCTATAGGGTCAACTCATCCAGAGAAGCTTCAGAGAGAAGTTATAAGCTGTCAGGCTGACCTTGGACTTGCCTATGATGGAGATGCAGATAGACTCATAGTGGTCGACGAGAAGGGCAATGTAATTGACGGAGATAGAACCATATGTATCTGTGCAAAGATGCTCAAGGATGCTGGCGAGCTAGGAGTTAACAAGGTTACAACAACGGTAATGAGCAACCTAGGCTTCCACAAATATGTCAAGGAAGTTATAGGAGCTGATATAGAAGTTACAGGTGTTGGAGATAGATATGTTCTGGAGTCAATGCTAAAAACTGGTAGCGTAATCGGTGGTGAGCAGTCAGGACATATAATTTTTAAGAATTACACTACGACTGGTGATGGTACTCTTTCATCACTTCAGTTTGTCAAGGCACTAGTGGCTAGTGGAAAGAAGGCCTCGGAGCTGTCTGAGGAAATCGAGCTCTTCCCACAGGTTTTGGTAAATGCAAGAGTAAACAATGACAATAAGAAAATCTTCATGAATGACGAAGAAGTTAAGCAGAAGATTGCTGATGTAGAGGCAAAAATTGGAGAAGACGGACGCGTTCTTATCAGGCCATCAGGTACAGAGCCTCTCGTTAGAGTCATGATTGAAGGTAAGGACACAGAAGTGATAAACGAATTAGCTGAAGACCTTGCTGCTCTAATTAGCAGGAAGTTTCACTAATCAAAGTCGCAATAGGCAAACCGAAAGACAGCCTAGGAGATAAGGAAGGAATATATTATGTGCGGAATAGTAGGCTATGTAGGATATGATGAAGCCGCTGGCAAAATCATAGAAGGTCTAAAGAAATTGGAATATAGAGGTTATGACTCATCAGGAATAGCCATTCTAAGCGATAAGGGAATAGAGCTAAACAAGTGCAAGGGCGAGATCAAAAACCTTGA
The nucleotide sequence above comes from Eubacterium sulci ATCC 35585. Encoded proteins:
- a CDS encoding phosphoglucosamine mutase is translated as MGRLFGTDGVRGVANSELTPELAFNLGKAGAAVLSQGNKRPVIVIGKDTRLSGDMLENALAAGILAVGGNVIKVGVIPTPAVAYLTRYYRADAGIVISASHNPFEYNGIKFFNGQGYKLDDSIEEKIEDIIMRGIDANAHVTGDQIGRCLEAEESATELYCNSLLETIDISLEGMKIVLDCANGAAFEIAPKVYRKLGADVTVIGDEPNGININEAIGSTHPEKLQREVISCQADLGLAYDGDADRLIVVDEKGNVIDGDRTICICAKMLKDAGELGVNKVTTTVMSNLGFHKYVKEVIGADIEVTGVGDRYVLESMLKTGSVIGGEQSGHIIFKNYTTTGDGTLSSLQFVKALVASGKKASELSEEIELFPQVLVNARVNNDNKKIFMNDEEVKQKIADVEAKIGEDGRVLIRPSGTEPLVRVMIEGKDTEVINELAEDLAALISRKFH
- a CDS encoding membrane protein, whose protein sequence is MKDFIINLTTGFGIKDVLDILIVALIVYKVLDFIRETRAQQLVKGIFVLVVAFLISDVLHLYTLNWILRGTMTIGVVALIILFQPELRRGLEYVGRGRFMPNKLNRLNSDKSKEIIDEFVKAADECSATMTGVLIVIEREVSLGDIADTGTVIDAEISAQMIGNIFYKGAPLHDGAAIVRGDRIYAAGCVLPLTDNKDLNKDLGTRHRAGIGITENSDAVTIIVSEENGVISVAQGGRLTRFLDGKGLEKLLLNLYLSNETVEKRPISFLKNVVGGKQNDKK
- a CDS encoding ATPase AAA, with translation MQMIEGNIAEIIFRNEENGYTVAILELEDEYCTVVGNLPSCNKGSRFKLVGSEKAHPVYGEQFAFDEFEEVLPQGVRAIFDFLSSGVIKGIGPSTAAAIIDKFGEDALTIMEENPDRLIEVNGIGEKTAAKITESFSAHRQFAEISMAFQKYGISSAQALKLFKQFGVYSVDIIEENPYRLIDEVRGFGFRKADLIAEKMGVSRDSDIRIKSGIKYALSFFAGEGNTYMPRIELCDRVCELLDVPEELIEESLIEMAFEGMLKIDRLDTQEVVYLYSFFSAEQKVCRNLLRLSEGRLKPLSTNIDNLIRDSEVSSGIELSDQQKNAVINSVNHGISVITGGPGTGKTTIINAIIRIFEASGLKTAIAAPTGRAAKRITETSGHYASTIHRLLEYYFSDETGETVFGKCDDDRLDYDVVIVDESSMIDLLLMKALTDALQTGTRLILIGDCDQLPPVGAGDILRDLIESEFVFTTKLSSIFRQAEESLIIVNAHRINSGEYPYVNEKEKDFFFMERTDEQSIVALISELATTRLSAYYDGIDPIKDIQVLTPVRKGALGTASLNAELQKMLNPPDPLKTEKKLGDRLFREGDKVMQTRNNYQIGWKKRRDFSEGQGVFNGDIGYIHSIDNDAGQMTVIFDEDRFVSYEFGQLDEIELAYAMTVHKSQGSEFPIVVMPVSWFPPMLATRNLLYTAVTRGKKVVILCGMQRRMEAMVDNNRIKLRFSGLKHRLRALIGRSIIGSNEETLGNEI